In the genome of Vibrio sp. NTOU-M3, one region contains:
- the lpcA gene encoding D-sedoheptulose 7-phosphate isomerase, translating into MYHDLIKSELTEAADVLNKFLSDDNNIAQIEAAAKLIADSFKQGGKVLSCGNGGSHCDAMHFAEELTGRYRENRPGYPGIAISDPSHLSCVSNDFGYDFVFSRYVEAVGAQGDVLFGLSTSGNSGNILKAIDAAKAKGMKTIALTGKDGGKMAGLADIEIRVPHFGYADRIQEIHIKIIHIVIQLIEKEMEK; encoded by the coding sequence ATGTACCACGACCTGATTAAAAGTGAGTTGACTGAAGCTGCCGACGTTCTCAACAAATTTCTGAGTGATGACAACAATATTGCTCAAATTGAAGCCGCAGCAAAATTGATCGCGGATTCATTTAAGCAAGGTGGCAAAGTCCTTTCTTGTGGCAATGGTGGTTCTCACTGTGATGCGATGCACTTTGCGGAAGAGCTAACTGGCCGTTATCGTGAAAATCGTCCGGGCTATCCTGGTATCGCTATTTCAGATCCAAGCCACTTGTCGTGTGTAAGTAATGACTTTGGCTATGATTTTGTTTTCTCACGTTATGTCGAAGCGGTTGGTGCTCAAGGTGATGTGCTGTTTGGACTTTCTACATCTGGTAACTCTGGCAATATCTTAAAAGCGATTGATGCTGCGAAGGCAAAAGGCATGAAGACCATCGCATTGACAGGGAAAGATGGTGGTAAAATGGCAGGACTCGCGGATATTGAAATCCGTGTGCCACACTTTGGTTATGCTGATCGCATTCAAGAGATCCACATCAAGATCATTCACATTGTGATTCAGTTGATTGAAAAGGAAATGGAAAAATAA
- a CDS encoding class II glutamine amidotransferase gives MCELLGMSANVPTDICFSFTGLMQRGGNTGPHRDGWGITFYEGKGFRNFKDPNPSCDSKIAELVQNYPIKSCAVISHIRQANRGGVNLENTHPFTRELWGRYWTFAHNGQLSDYQDFQTGRHRPVGQTDSELSFCWLLKQMEDKYPEPPQDMVGVFRFVAQCCDKLREKGVFNMLLSDGEYVMTYCTNHLYWITRRAPFGKASLIDEDVEINFQEETTPNDVVSVIATQPLTDNETWHRMKPGEFGIFHFGELIDGNADELVDVPYAPKKVASQAPTEPLE, from the coding sequence ATGTGTGAGTTGCTCGGAATGAGCGCAAATGTGCCGACAGACATTTGTTTTAGTTTTACTGGTTTGATGCAGCGTGGGGGCAATACAGGCCCTCATCGCGATGGTTGGGGAATCACCTTTTATGAGGGGAAAGGATTCCGTAATTTCAAAGATCCAAACCCAAGCTGCGACTCTAAAATCGCAGAGTTAGTACAGAATTATCCCATCAAGAGTTGTGCGGTGATCAGCCACATTCGGCAAGCGAATCGTGGTGGCGTTAACCTTGAAAATACCCACCCATTTACCCGCGAGTTATGGGGACGTTATTGGACCTTTGCTCATAATGGGCAATTGTCTGACTATCAGGACTTCCAAACGGGACGCCACCGGCCAGTCGGGCAGACCGACAGCGAGCTTTCTTTCTGCTGGTTACTTAAACAGATGGAAGATAAGTACCCTGAGCCACCGCAAGATATGGTTGGCGTTTTCCGTTTTGTGGCACAGTGCTGTGACAAGCTAAGAGAGAAAGGGGTGTTTAATATGCTGCTTTCTGATGGGGAATACGTCATGACATATTGCACCAATCATCTTTATTGGATCACTCGCCGCGCACCTTTTGGTAAAGCGTCATTGATTGATGAGGACGTGGAGATCAACTTCCAAGAAGAGACCACGCCAAACGATGTTGTGTCGGTGATTGCCACTCAACCTTTAACGGACAATGAAACTTGGCATCGAATGAAGCCGGGTGAGTTTGGTATTTTTCACTTTGGTGAATTGATTGATGGTAATGCTGATGAACTTGTTGATGTGCCATACGCGCCGAAGAAAGTCGCAAGCCAAGCACCAACAGAACCGCTGGAGTAG
- a CDS encoding proline--tRNA ligase — protein sequence MRTSNYLLSTLKETPNDAEVVSHQLMLRAGMIRKLASGLYTWLPTGLRVLRKVENIVRQEIDNAGAVETLMPVVQPFELWEETGRSEKMGPELLRFTDRHTRPFVLSPTAEEVITSLVRNEVSSYKQLPLNLYQIQTKFRDERRPRFGVMRAREFCMMDAYSFDIDKEGLEKSYQAMHDAYCKAFDRMGLEYRPVLADSGAIGGSGSQEFHVLAESGEDLIAFSTESDYAANIEKAEAAAPAGERAAPTQEMTLVDTPNAKTIAELVEQFDMPIEKTVKTLFVKASDEVDADIIALIIRGDHELNEVKAENLPQVASPLEMATEEEIRALIGAGPGSLGPVNLELPFIVDRTVAVMTDFGAGANVDDKHYFGINWGRDVELGQIEDLRNVVEGDPSPCGQGTLQLKRGIEVGHIFQLGNAYSEAMNCGVLGPDGKNVILEMGCYGIGVSRVVASAIEQNHDKYGIIWPDALAPFQVAIVPMNMHKSEEVKEAAEKLYAELTAMGIEVLFDDRKERPGVMFSDMELIGIPHTIVIGDRSMKEGNFEYKNRRSGEKTAVAMADIVEHIKAQLA from the coding sequence ATGCGTACCAGTAATTATCTTCTTTCTACTCTGAAGGAGACTCCAAACGACGCAGAAGTAGTGAGCCACCAGCTCATGCTACGCGCGGGTATGATCCGTAAGCTGGCTTCAGGTCTTTATACCTGGCTGCCTACTGGTCTACGTGTGCTGCGTAAAGTCGAAAACATCGTTCGTCAAGAGATCGACAATGCAGGTGCAGTCGAAACTTTGATGCCCGTTGTTCAGCCGTTTGAACTATGGGAAGAGACAGGTCGTTCTGAGAAGATGGGTCCTGAGCTACTTCGCTTTACTGACCGTCATACTCGTCCGTTTGTTCTTAGCCCTACAGCTGAAGAAGTGATCACTAGCCTTGTGCGTAACGAAGTGAGCTCTTACAAACAGCTTCCGCTAAACCTGTACCAAATCCAAACTAAATTCCGTGATGAGCGTCGCCCACGTTTTGGTGTAATGCGTGCACGTGAATTCTGCATGATGGATGCTTACAGCTTCGACATCGACAAAGAAGGTCTAGAGAAGTCTTACCAAGCGATGCACGATGCTTACTGTAAAGCATTCGATCGCATGGGTCTTGAGTACCGCCCAGTACTGGCTGACTCTGGTGCTATCGGCGGTAGTGGCTCTCAAGAGTTCCACGTACTTGCAGAAAGTGGCGAAGACCTAATCGCATTCTCTACTGAGTCTGATTACGCAGCAAACATCGAAAAAGCGGAAGCTGCTGCTCCTGCTGGCGAGCGTGCAGCGCCAACTCAAGAGATGACGCTGGTTGATACGCCAAACGCGAAAACTATTGCCGAGCTTGTTGAACAGTTCGACATGCCGATCGAAAAGACAGTTAAGACGCTATTCGTTAAAGCCTCTGATGAAGTAGACGCAGATATCATCGCGCTTATCATCCGTGGTGACCACGAGCTAAACGAAGTGAAAGCTGAAAATCTTCCTCAAGTTGCTTCTCCTCTAGAGATGGCAACAGAAGAAGAAATTCGCGCACTGATTGGCGCTGGCCCAGGTTCTCTAGGTCCAGTAAACCTTGAATTGCCGTTCATCGTTGACCGTACTGTTGCTGTAATGACCGACTTTGGCGCCGGTGCTAACGTTGATGACAAACACTACTTCGGCATCAACTGGGGCCGTGACGTTGAGCTAGGCCAAATTGAAGACCTACGTAACGTTGTTGAAGGTGATCCAAGCCCATGTGGTCAAGGTACATTACAACTGAAACGTGGTATCGAAGTTGGTCACATCTTCCAACTTGGTAATGCTTATTCAGAAGCGATGAACTGTGGCGTGCTTGGTCCTGATGGTAAGAACGTAATCCTAGAAATGGGTTGCTACGGCATCGGAGTTTCACGTGTTGTTGCTTCTGCAATCGAGCAAAACCACGACAAATACGGCATCATTTGGCCAGACGCACTAGCACCTTTCCAAGTAGCGATCGTACCAATGAACATGCACAAGTCTGAAGAAGTGAAAGAAGCAGCTGAGAAGCTGTACGCTGAACTGACGGCTATGGGTATTGAAGTCCTATTCGACGACCGTAAAGAGCGCCCAGGTGTAATGTTCTCTGATATGGAGCTGATCGGTATTCCTCACACTATCGTGATCGGTGATCGTTCTATGAAAGAAGGCAACTTCGAGTATAAGAATCGCCGTTCAGGTGAGAAAACGGCTGTAGCGATGGCTGATATTGTTGAACACATTAAAGCGCAACTGGCTTAA
- the tsaA gene encoding tRNA (N6-threonylcarbamoyladenosine(37)-N6)-methyltransferase TrmO, producing the protein MYSIDPIGTVESPYKEKFAVPRQPRLVPAATARIKLSGAANCLEAVRGIEQFSHVWLLFLFDQNLSAGWKPTVRPPRLGGNERIGVFASRSTFRPNGIGMSAVELKGVSIEGDQVYLELGSVDLVSGTPIVDIKPYIPYSDSVTNAKGGYADAEPATSVVIFSEQAQRVLAKRADSRTEREIIEQVLAQDPRPAYKKSKPDSKEYAVNLFDLNVKFTANDNLITVTAIERF; encoded by the coding sequence ATGTATTCCATAGACCCAATTGGTACCGTAGAAAGCCCATATAAAGAGAAATTTGCGGTTCCTCGTCAACCTCGTTTGGTGCCTGCAGCAACAGCACGGATCAAGCTTTCAGGGGCCGCCAATTGTTTGGAAGCCGTAAGAGGCATCGAACAATTTAGCCACGTGTGGCTGTTATTTCTGTTTGACCAAAATCTTTCAGCAGGTTGGAAGCCGACCGTGCGACCACCTCGCCTTGGTGGCAATGAGCGCATTGGCGTATTTGCCTCACGCTCAACGTTCCGCCCAAATGGCATTGGGATGTCAGCCGTTGAACTAAAAGGTGTCTCAATTGAAGGGGATCAGGTGTACCTCGAGCTGGGCAGTGTCGACTTAGTCAGTGGTACGCCTATTGTGGATATTAAGCCCTACATCCCCTACTCCGATTCAGTAACAAACGCAAAAGGTGGGTATGCGGACGCAGAGCCTGCCACTTCAGTGGTCATTTTTTCCGAGCAGGCTCAACGGGTACTTGCGAAGAGAGCAGACAGTCGTACTGAGCGTGAGATCATCGAGCAAGTACTCGCGCAAGATCCTCGGCCGGCTTATAAGAAGAGCAAACCAGATAGTAAAGAATATGCGGTAAATTTGTTCGATCTGAACGTTAAGTTCACAGCGAACGATAACTTAATAACAGTTACTGCGATTGAACGCTTTTGA
- a CDS encoding type B 50S ribosomal protein L31 produces the protein MKPGIHPEYRKVIFHDTSVDKYFVVGSTLQTDRTIKWEDGETYPYFTLDVSSESHPFYTGKQRVIQKEGRIANFNRRFAQFSKGEE, from the coding sequence ATGAAACCAGGCATCCATCCTGAATACCGGAAAGTGATTTTTCACGATACGAGCGTCGACAAGTATTTCGTTGTGGGGTCAACCTTGCAAACCGATCGCACGATCAAGTGGGAAGACGGCGAAACGTATCCTTATTTTACGTTAGACGTTTCTTCGGAATCTCACCCTTTCTACACTGGAAAGCAACGTGTTATCCAAAAAGAAGGACGTATCGCCAACTTTAACCGTCGTTTTGCCCAGTTTTCAAAAGGAGAGGAGTAA
- the ykgO gene encoding type B 50S ribosomal protein L36 gives MKVVKSLKSAKSRHPDCQIVKRRGRLYVICKTNPRFKAVQK, from the coding sequence ATGAAGGTAGTTAAATCATTAAAGAGTGCGAAAAGTCGTCACCCAGACTGCCAAATCGTGAAGCGTCGTGGTCGCTTATATGTGATTTGTAAAACCAATCCGAGGTTTAAGGCAGTTCAGAAATAA
- a CDS encoding AbgT family transporter — translation MSSSASIKQNSPKKPLFTRFLDAVEYLGNLLPHPITLFAIFCVAILITSGIAGYFDVSVVDPRPEGAKGRAADGMIHVVSLLNADGLQLIVTNLVKNFVGFAPLGTVLVAMLGVAIAEHSGLLSAAMRGMVMGASKRMVTVTVVFAGIISNTASELGYVVLIPLAAMLFHSLGRHPLAGLAAAFAGVSGGYSANLLIGTVDPLLSGITETAAQMIDPTYTVGPEVNWYFMFVSTFFIAFMGAFVTEKIVEPKLGKYNEEEAAEDLSQDTMGKLTAVEKKGLKLAGLAVLVVSALLAWTIVPEDGVLRSATGTVAGSPFLKSIVAFIFVFFAIPGFVYGKVTGSMKTDRDVIDAMAKSMSSMGMYIVLVFFAAQFVAFFKWTNFGQVFAVAGASFLQEIGLTGPMLFFAFILMCGFINLMIGSASAQWAVTAPIFVPMLMLVGYAPETIQAAYRIGDSTTNIITPMMSYFGLILAVASRYMKNLGIGTLIATMLPYSICFIVGWSVLFYLWVFVFGLPVGPGAATYYTP, via the coding sequence ATGAGTTCATCTGCTTCAATTAAACAAAATTCACCTAAGAAACCGTTATTTACGCGTTTCCTAGATGCTGTTGAATATTTGGGGAACCTTTTACCCCACCCAATCACTCTTTTCGCCATCTTCTGTGTGGCCATTCTTATCACATCTGGCATCGCTGGCTATTTTGATGTTTCTGTCGTTGACCCTCGCCCTGAAGGTGCGAAAGGTCGAGCGGCTGATGGCATGATCCACGTTGTCAGCTTGCTTAATGCAGATGGCCTCCAACTGATTGTGACCAATCTGGTTAAAAACTTTGTTGGCTTCGCACCGCTCGGTACTGTTTTAGTGGCGATGTTAGGTGTTGCGATCGCAGAGCACTCAGGTCTACTTTCTGCCGCGATGCGTGGCATGGTGATGGGCGCGTCTAAGCGTATGGTGACAGTGACTGTTGTATTCGCTGGTATCATTTCTAACACTGCATCTGAGTTGGGTTACGTCGTTCTTATCCCATTAGCAGCAATGCTATTCCACTCTTTAGGACGTCACCCTCTTGCAGGTCTTGCAGCTGCCTTCGCTGGTGTTTCTGGCGGATACTCAGCAAACCTACTGATTGGTACTGTTGACCCATTGCTTTCTGGTATTACAGAAACAGCGGCGCAAATGATTGACCCGACTTACACTGTTGGTCCAGAAGTAAACTGGTACTTCATGTTTGTATCGACGTTCTTCATCGCTTTCATGGGTGCGTTTGTTACCGAGAAAATTGTTGAGCCTAAATTGGGCAAATACAATGAAGAAGAAGCGGCAGAAGATCTATCTCAAGACACCATGGGTAAACTTACGGCTGTTGAGAAGAAAGGCCTTAAGTTAGCGGGTCTAGCGGTATTGGTTGTTTCTGCACTACTTGCTTGGACAATTGTTCCTGAAGATGGCGTGCTGCGTTCAGCAACAGGTACAGTGGCAGGTTCACCATTCCTGAAAAGTATCGTTGCGTTTATCTTCGTATTCTTTGCGATCCCTGGCTTTGTCTACGGTAAAGTTACCGGTTCGATGAAAACGGACCGTGATGTGATTGATGCGATGGCGAAGTCAATGTCTTCAATGGGCATGTACATCGTACTGGTCTTCTTTGCAGCGCAGTTTGTCGCGTTCTTTAAGTGGACTAACTTTGGTCAGGTATTTGCGGTTGCGGGTGCAAGCTTCCTACAGGAAATTGGCTTGACTGGTCCAATGCTGTTCTTCGCATTCATCCTAATGTGTGGCTTCATTAACCTAATGATCGGTTCAGCGTCAGCTCAGTGGGCAGTAACAGCGCCAATCTTCGTTCCGATGCTAATGCTAGTTGGCTATGCGCCAGAAACGATTCAGGCAGCTTACCGTATCGGTGATTCGACTACTAACATCATTACACCGATGATGAGTTACTTTGGTCTGATCCTTGCTGTTGCTAGCCGTTATATGAAGAATCTAGGTATCGGTACACTGATCGCGACCATGCTCCCTTACTCAATCTGCTTTATCGTTGGTTGGAGTGTGTTGTTCTACCTATGGGTATTCGTGTTTGGTCTACCAGTAGGTCCGGGTGCTGCGACGTATTACACACCTTAG
- a CDS encoding RNA recognition motif domain-containing protein has product MKLLVRNLARTTTEHEIRVLFSAHGTVAQCTLVLDQETGQSKGFAFVEMANEDEAKAAMTHLNLSTLAKSKIRVKIANN; this is encoded by the coding sequence ATGAAACTACTAGTTCGTAACCTTGCACGTACAACAACAGAACACGAAATTCGCGTTCTATTTTCAGCTCACGGTACTGTTGCTCAATGTACTCTGGTCTTAGATCAAGAAACTGGGCAATCAAAAGGCTTCGCCTTTGTTGAAATGGCAAATGAAGATGAAGCTAAAGCGGCGATGACTCATTTAAACCTTAGCACGCTTGCTAAGAGTAAGATTCGCGTGAAGATAGCAAACAACTAA
- the metQ gene encoding methionine ABC transporter substrate-binding lipoprotein MetQ, which translates to MKFNLKGLLAIAAAASALVLSGCGEKAVDNSKIKVGVMAGAEAQVAEVAAKVAKETYGLDVELVTFTDYVTPNAALDDGSIDINAFQHKPYLDQQVTDRGYKLTIAGNTFVYPIAGYSKQVKSVDEIKDGDRIAVPNDPTNLGRSLLLLEQQGLLKLREGVGLLATVRDIVENPKNITIVELDAAQLPRSLDDVALSIINTTYASSINLTPQKDGVFVEDKESPYVNLIVAREDNVKAENVQNFVKSYQTEEVYNAASEIFQGGVVKGW; encoded by the coding sequence ATGAAATTTAATTTAAAAGGTCTTTTGGCAATTGCAGCCGCCGCTTCAGCGTTGGTGCTTTCAGGTTGTGGTGAGAAAGCCGTAGATAACAGCAAAATCAAAGTTGGCGTCATGGCAGGTGCAGAAGCACAAGTGGCAGAAGTAGCAGCAAAAGTTGCAAAAGAAACTTATGGCTTGGATGTTGAACTGGTTACTTTTACAGATTACGTCACACCAAACGCTGCGCTTGATGATGGCTCTATCGACATCAATGCATTCCAGCACAAACCATACCTAGACCAACAAGTGACCGATCGTGGTTATAAACTGACTATCGCTGGCAACACTTTTGTCTATCCAATCGCAGGCTACTCAAAGCAAGTAAAATCGGTGGATGAAATCAAAGATGGTGACCGTATCGCTGTACCAAACGATCCAACTAACCTTGGCCGTTCATTGCTATTGCTTGAGCAACAAGGCTTGCTAAAACTACGTGAAGGTGTTGGCCTGCTAGCAACAGTGCGTGACATCGTAGAAAACCCAAAAAACATCACAATCGTTGAACTCGATGCAGCACAGCTTCCTCGTTCATTAGATGATGTTGCGCTATCAATCATTAACACCACTTACGCGAGCTCAATCAACCTAACGCCACAAAAAGACGGCGTCTTCGTTGAAGATAAAGAGTCGCCATACGTAAACCTAATCGTAGCGCGTGAAGACAATGTAAAAGCTGAAAACGTGCAAAACTTTGTGAAGTCTTACCAAACTGAAGAAGTGTACAACGCCGCTTCAGAGATCTTCCAAGGTGGTGTGGTAAAAGGCTGGTAA
- a CDS encoding methionine ABC transporter permease: MSFNAVSDWISLNGDLLLGATWETLYMVAVAGIVGFAVGIPLGVILHITKKGGLLENTKLNNVLGAVVNVGRSVPFLVLMVAIIPVTKLLVGTFIGTTAAIVPLTIGAIPFVARLIEGALLEVPTGLVEAAQSMGATPLQIISKVLLPEALPTIVNSVTITLVTLVSYSAMAGTVGGGGLGDVAIRYGFHRYDVVIMAVTVVMLIVLVQIIQMIGDAVVRRVDHR; encoded by the coding sequence ATGTCCTTTAATGCAGTTTCTGATTGGATTAGCCTAAATGGCGATCTTCTACTGGGTGCAACATGGGAAACCCTCTATATGGTTGCTGTAGCGGGTATTGTTGGCTTCGCTGTCGGTATTCCGCTAGGTGTCATCCTACATATCACTAAAAAAGGTGGGCTACTTGAAAATACCAAGTTGAACAATGTGTTAGGCGCAGTGGTAAACGTTGGTCGCTCCGTGCCATTCTTAGTCCTAATGGTGGCTATTATTCCCGTAACTAAGTTACTCGTCGGAACCTTTATCGGCACAACCGCCGCAATCGTTCCTCTCACCATTGGCGCAATCCCATTTGTCGCTCGCTTAATTGAAGGGGCATTACTTGAAGTGCCGACGGGCTTAGTCGAAGCCGCTCAATCCATGGGCGCAACACCACTTCAAATTATTTCAAAAGTTCTACTACCAGAAGCACTACCAACTATTGTTAACTCAGTAACCATTACGCTAGTGACCTTGGTAAGTTACTCAGCCATGGCTGGAACGGTAGGCGGTGGCGGCTTAGGTGACGTTGCCATCCGTTATGGCTTCCACCGTTACGATGTGGTCATTATGGCTGTGACGGTCGTCATGCTTATCGTATTGGTACAAATTATTCAAATGATTGGCGATGCTGTTGTTCGCCGCGTTGATCACAGATAA
- the metN gene encoding methionine ABC transporter ATP-binding protein MetN produces the protein MIEIKQVNKVFYQGDKQVNALKDINLHVPQGTIFGVIGSSGAGKSTLIRCVNMLEAPTSGNIVVDGVDLTQLSKSELSKARRNIGMIFQHFNLLSSRTVFDNVALPLELAGKEKSQINAKVSELLKLVGLADKHESYPSNLSGGQKQRVAIARALASDPKVLLCDEATSALDPATTQSILELLKEINRTLNITILLITHEMDVVKSICHEVAIIGDGELVEKGTVGEIFAHPKTELAHDFIRSTLDLSIPEDYQARLQTTRVEGSYPLVRLEFTGATVDAPLMSQISRKFNIDVSILSSDLDYAGGVKFGMMVAELFGNESDDNAAIHYLRDHNVKVEVLGYVL, from the coding sequence ATGATTGAGATTAAACAAGTTAATAAGGTTTTCTATCAAGGCGATAAACAAGTTAATGCCTTGAAAGACATCAACCTTCATGTTCCACAAGGCACTATTTTTGGTGTCATTGGTTCTTCTGGTGCGGGGAAAAGTACGCTCATCCGTTGCGTGAATATGCTTGAAGCGCCAACATCAGGCAATATCGTTGTTGACGGTGTCGACCTGACCCAGTTGTCGAAATCTGAGCTAAGTAAAGCGCGCCGTAATATTGGTATGATTTTCCAACATTTTAATCTGCTCTCTTCTCGTACCGTATTTGACAACGTTGCCCTTCCACTCGAGCTTGCTGGCAAAGAGAAAAGCCAAATCAACGCGAAAGTTTCTGAACTACTAAAACTGGTTGGTCTTGCAGACAAACATGAAAGCTACCCTTCAAACTTGAGTGGTGGTCAGAAACAACGTGTCGCTATCGCTCGAGCATTGGCATCCGATCCTAAGGTTTTATTATGTGATGAAGCCACCAGCGCACTGGATCCAGCGACCACACAATCCATTCTTGAATTACTGAAAGAGATCAACCGCACCCTCAACATCACGATACTACTGATCACTCACGAAATGGATGTTGTTAAAAGCATCTGTCACGAAGTAGCAATCATCGGTGATGGTGAACTGGTCGAAAAAGGCACTGTTGGCGAGATTTTCGCCCATCCAAAAACAGAATTAGCCCACGATTTTATTCGCTCTACGCTCGACCTCTCTATTCCAGAAGACTACCAAGCACGTCTTCAGACAACACGAGTTGAAGGTAGCTACCCATTGGTACGCCTCGAATTTACTGGCGCTACCGTTGATGCACCTTTGATGTCGCAAATCTCACGTAAGTTCAATATTGATGTCAGTATTCTGAGCTCCGATCTGGACTACGCCGGCGGTGTTAAGTTTGGCATGATGGTCGCTGAACTCTTTGGCAACGAATCAGACGATAATGCGGCGATCCATTATCTTCGCGACCATAATGTAAAAGTGGAGGTGCTAGGTTATGTCCTTTAA
- the gmhB gene encoding D-glycero-beta-D-manno-heptose 1,7-bisphosphate 7-phosphatase: MQTEKQILAKPAVFLDRDGVINVDHGYVHDEHDFEFIDGVFEATKQLKQMGYQLVLVTNQSGIARGKFSEDRFLSLTQWMDWNFVDNGVEFDGIYYCPHHAEHGVGKYKEDCDCRKPKPGMFISARDFLNIDMANSVMVGDKAEDMMAADAAGVGTKILVRTGKPVTEQGEAIATAVLDSIKEVPAYLTK; this comes from the coding sequence ATGCAGACAGAGAAGCAAATTTTGGCGAAACCAGCAGTCTTTTTAGATCGTGATGGCGTGATTAACGTCGATCATGGTTATGTTCATGATGAACATGATTTTGAGTTTATTGATGGTGTATTTGAAGCGACGAAACAGTTGAAGCAAATGGGCTATCAGCTGGTATTGGTCACCAACCAGTCAGGAATTGCTCGCGGTAAATTTAGTGAAGATCGCTTTTTATCTTTGACCCAATGGATGGACTGGAATTTTGTCGACAATGGGGTTGAGTTTGACGGTATTTATTACTGCCCTCATCACGCAGAGCATGGTGTTGGGAAGTACAAAGAAGATTGTGATTGTCGCAAACCCAAACCTGGAATGTTTATCTCTGCGCGTGATTTTCTGAACATTGATATGGCCAACTCTGTCATGGTTGGTGATAAAGCAGAAGACATGATGGCAGCTGATGCCGCTGGCGTTGGAACAAAAATTTTAGTTCGCACAGGAAAGCCTGTGACAGAGCAGGGTGAAGCAATAGCGACTGCTGTGTTAGACAGCATTAAAGAAGTACCCGCTTACCTTACCAAATAA
- a CDS encoding MliC family protein has translation MKKLIAISMFSLMAALGCAGSGSQEGLSEGRFYHYHCDQNETFSAAYYPQQRSAVLQVADEEFQMKQVIMGSGTRYILDDGTAEIGNPVTLYTKGYEARLELDREIYKNCKTQ, from the coding sequence ATGAAAAAACTCATCGCTATTTCTATGTTTAGCTTAATGGCTGCGTTAGGGTGTGCAGGCTCTGGCTCGCAAGAGGGCTTAAGCGAAGGGCGATTCTATCATTATCATTGTGACCAAAATGAAACGTTCTCAGCGGCGTATTACCCACAACAACGTTCGGCGGTGTTGCAGGTTGCCGATGAAGAGTTTCAGATGAAACAAGTGATCATGGGGTCGGGGACTCGCTATATCCTTGATGACGGCACCGCTGAGATCGGTAATCCTGTGACGCTGTACACGAAAGGGTACGAAGCTCGCTTGGAATTGGACCGAGAGATTTACAAGAATTGTAAAACTCAATAA